A stretch of DNA from Actinomycetota bacterium:
TGAAGGTTATCGGGAATTGGCCAGAAAATTCCCCAAAAGATACTGTGTTGTGGAGGCATTGGGGGATCCGAAAGAGATACATCGGGAGATCGTTAAGCGGGTTGAAACCCTTTTGAAAGCAAAGAAATGAATTGGTTAATAGTAATAGTCCAAATGATAGGTAAACGCAGTCTTAAATATGTAAACATCTTACCGAGTGATATAATAGGATAGGAAATGACTTGGAATGAAATCGTTGGTCAGCCCGAGGTTATCACCTGGCTTCAAAAAGCCATTGAAAGCGATAGATTAAGTCACGCTTATTTATTTTTGGGACCAACAGGGGTGGGCAAGCGGACCACGGCAAAGGTTTTTGCCTCGGCTTTAAATTGTAGGGATGGTAGCTGTAGTAGCTGCCCATCCTGCATCAAGATAGACCATGAAACTCATCCCGATATTTTCTTTATTGAACCGGAGGGAAATTTCCTAAATATCGATCAAATCCGTGAACTCCAGCGTGAGATCGGTCTCAAACCCTTTGAGGGAAAGACAAGGGTTTGCATTCTAGACGAGGTTGATAGGATGACATCACCCGCTGCTAACGCACTCCTCAAGACCCTTGAGGAACCACCCCCGGATTTGATCTTCATCCTTATCACTACCAACTTGGAAGGGGTTCTTCCAACAATAGTATCTCGATGCCAACTGATTCGTTTCAAATTAGTCCCTTCCTCGAAGATGGTGGATATATTGGCAACCAAGTACGGGATGAGTAGGGATCAAGCCAGATTGATAACCTTGGTTAGTGGAGGAATACTGGGAAATGCCTTAAGTCTCGCCGCATCCCCTTGGAGATTGAGAAGGCGAGAGGTTGTCTTGGATATCGCCGAAGGGATTTGGGATGCAGGTGCATTGGAGCTCTCTGAAGCAGCTGGACAGCTCATCTCTGAGGTTAAAAAGCCTTTGAGGGGTCTCAAAGAGATACAGAAAAAAGAGCTTGAAACCATCGAGGACTTGGCCTTTAACAAGGCACATGCGATGCGCATGAGAAAGAGGCTTGATCAGCGCCATAAACGGGAGGCAAGTCGCCAGGAACGCCAGGGTTTTGAGGAGATATTGAACATTCTGACCTCATGGTATCGAGACTTGCTGATACTCACCGGAGAATCCGGTGAAAATTTACTGGTCAACATGGATCGTATCGAGAGTCTTAAACGACTCTCTAGGAATATTTCTCTCTCTCAGGCTCAAAAAGCCATTGAGATCATTGAAGGAACCAAACGGTTAATGAGATTCAATGTTAACATGCATTTAGCCTTTGAAGTGATGCTATTCAAATTGCAGGAGGTTTAAAGCATATGCCTAGGGTCGTTGGAGTTGTGTTCAGGGAAGCCGGAAAAGTCTATTATTTCGATCCCCGTAAATTGGATTTGAAGGTGGGCGATAATGTAATAGTCAAGACCTCCCGAGGATTAGAGTTCGGAGAGGTGGTTATGCCCCCCCAGGATATTCCCGAGGATGAACTCACCGCTCCCTTAAAGAGGGTGGTAAGGAAAGCAATGGAGGAAGATAGGGCTCAGGTGGAAAAGAATCGAGCCAAGGAGAAGGAAGCCTTTGAGATCTGCGAGGAGAAGGTAAAGGAGCACGAGCTTCCAATGAAGCTTGTCGACGTGGAATACGTATTCGATAAAAGCAGGATAGTTTTCTATTTCACGGCTGAGGGAAGGGTTGACTTTAGAGCGTTGGTCAAAGATCTTGCATCCATTTTCCGCACCCGAATCGAGCTCAGGCAAATTGGAGTTCGGGACGAAGCGAAGATGATTGGGGGAATCGGTCCCTGCGGACGGCGGCTGTGTTGCACACTATTCTTGAGCGATTTCGAACCCGTCTCCATCCGCATGGCGAAGGAGCAAGATTTACCACTGAATCCCCTCAAGATATCGGGTATTTGTGGTAGACTAATGTGTTGTTTAAAATATGAATATGAGGTATATAAGGAGTTCAAGAGCAAAGCCCCCCGTAGGGGAACGAAGATTGAAACACCATACGGAGTGGGTACTATCGTGGAGTATAATGTTCCCAAGGAGATGGTAATAGTAGAGGTGGGAGAGGGCTTAAGATTTGAAATTCCAGTATCTAGGGTAGAAGAAGCCGATTAATGTCGCAGGCTTTAGGCGCATGTCGCATGATTGGCCGGATTAGCTCAGTTGGTAGAGCGACGCACTCGTAATGCGTAGGTCGCCGGTTCGAATCCGGCATCCGGCTCCCATAATATTTTTCTTCACTACAGATGCCCGGTTTTCTCAAAATCAAGTTAACTTCTAGGTTAGACGCTTAAGTTATTCTGACTATTTGCCAATCTTGAAAGAATGAGAGAATGAAATTAGGGGTAATGAATCATCCCGCCAGAGATCCGATTCAAGAAATAAGATGGATCGGTGAAAATGATTTTGATTTTGTGGATTTGACCCTAGAACCCCCCAGAGCCTATGCATTAGACATCGATGTGGAGGGAATCCAAGAAGTCCTTGAAGAGTATAAGGTGGGAATAGTGGGTCATACCTCTCCCTTTTTGGCCATTGCTTCACCTTTTCCCAATTTGAGGCGAGCTTCTTATGAAGAATTGATGAGATGTTTGGAGGTCTTCGCAAGACTTGGGGCTCGAAAGATGAGTGTACATCTTGATCATAGATTGGTCTGCTTTTTACCGGAGAATCAATTAATTGAGAATAACATCGAGGTTTTATCCAAGCTCGCCCAAAAGGCTCGGGATTATGGGATAAAAATCCTCGTGGAGCACTTCGGAGGAGTGTTCTCCAAAAGCATTGGAATTTCCAAAGTTCTGGATGCAATACCGCAGATAGGATTCAATCTCGATGTCGGACATGCAAACCTGTTCACCGGAAGGAATCAAGCTAAAGAGTTCTTAAGGCTTTTCTCCGATCGACTGGAGCACGTTCATATCTCCGACAATAAGGGCGGGGAGGACGACTTGCATTTACCCATCGGGGCGGGAAACATAGATTGGAAGGAAATAATTCGCTTGCTTAAAAGATACCAATATGACGATACCATAACCTTGGAGATTTTTTCCCATGATCGTGATTATTTGCTAATGAGTCGGGACAAGATAAGGCAGTTGTGGAATCAGTGGGGTTGAGATAGATGAGACATAGGGCATCCTTGGGAGATTTTGCAAGGGTTGCCGAGGATATCTCCAGAACAACAAGGAAAAATGAAAAGGTCCGCATCCTCTCAGATTTTCTAAAAAAGCTGAGCGACGATGATTTAAGGATTGTATGTATCTTTCTTACCGGAAGCCCTTTCCCTCTACATGATCAAAGGAAGCTAAATGTGGGAGGGTCCACGATTAAAGGAGCGCTTTTTGAGGTAACGGGTTGCACGGAAGGGCTGTTCCGAGACGCTCTTTTGAAGTATGGAGATCTCGGTTGTGCCACGGAATATCTTATGAAGCGAAACCGCTTGAAGTTGCCCACCGGGACTTCTTATATCCTGCCTGTTGGCAGACGGAGTCTTAACCTCGCCGAGGTACACCATACTTTTGAAAGGATAGCAGAGGCTGAGGGAAAAGGTACCCAGGAAGTGAGGGAGAGGCTGGTAAACTTCCTTCTCCAGAATGCATCCCCTCTCGAAGCCAAATATCTCATCAAGATTTTCACCTCAGATTTAAGGTTGGGATTAAAAGAAAATCTGGTTGAAGAGGCAATCGCCTTAGCCTTTGACGAAGATATCGATTCTGTTAGAGAGGCAAATATGCTCTTAAGCGACATCGGTGAAGTAGCAATCCTCACCAGAGGTCGTCAGCTGAATGAGGCTTCCCTTAATCCCTTCCGTCCCATCAAGTTCATGCTAGCCGAGGCGGTGCAAGCTCCAGAGGAAGTATTCGAGATTTTTTCTCCGACGCGGGGAGTCTTTGTCGAGGATAAATACGATGGAATAAGGGTGCAAGCCCATAAACGAGGTCAGGAGGTTAGGCTTTACTCTCGCACCCTTGATGATATAACTATCTCTTTTCCTGATGTCGTCGATGATTTTAAAGAATTTATGGGAGATATTATCTTAGATGGGGAGATCGTAGCCTTTGATGGTAGATTTCTTCCCTTTCATTGGCTTCAGCAAAGGCTGCGTCGAAAGGAGCCCACACCGGAGCTAATACGGGAAGTCCCAGTGATCTTATTCTTCTTCGATCTCCTTTACTTAAATGGAGAGAATCTGCTCAAAGAGCCATTGAGGAAGAGAATGGAGATTCTGCAGTCTCTTTCCTTCGCGGGAAAATTGACCTCTGCTCACCGGGCGATCGCCTCCAATGCCCAAGAGGTGGAAAGGTATTTTAGGGAGGCGAGGAATAAGGGGAATGAGGGACTGGTGATAAAGGACCCAGATTCCTCGTATCAGCCAGGAAAAAGGGGAAAGTATTGGTTAAAGTTAAAAGAGGAACTGGGAATCCTCGATGTAGTCGTCGTTGCAGCCGAGTATGGTCATGGCAAGAGGGCGGGTGTGTTATCCGATTACACCTTCGCCGTTAAGAACGGGGATAGTTTTAAGATTGTGGGGAAGGCTTATTCGGGTTTAACCGATCAGGAGATAGCGGAACTCACGGGATGGTTTCTTGAGAATACCATCCAAGATCTTGGGGCAATGAAGATCGTTAAGCCTGAAGTATTGCTCGAAGTCGCCTTCGATTCCATTCAAAGAAGCACCAGACATGACAGTGGCTTTGCGCTAAGGTTTCCACGTATCAAAAGGATAAGAAGGGATAAGACCCCTTCC
This window harbors:
- the holB gene encoding DNA polymerase III subunit delta', with translation MTWNEIVGQPEVITWLQKAIESDRLSHAYLFLGPTGVGKRTTAKVFASALNCRDGSCSSCPSCIKIDHETHPDIFFIEPEGNFLNIDQIRELQREIGLKPFEGKTRVCILDEVDRMTSPAANALLKTLEEPPPDLIFILITTNLEGVLPTIVSRCQLIRFKLVPSSKMVDILATKYGMSRDQARLITLVSGGILGNALSLAASPWRLRRREVVLDIAEGIWDAGALELSEAAGQLISEVKKPLRGLKEIQKKELETIEDLAFNKAHAMRMRKRLDQRHKREASRQERQGFEEILNILTSWYRDLLILTGESGENLLVNMDRIESLKRLSRNISLSQAQKAIEIIEGTKRLMRFNVNMHLAFEVMLFKLQEV
- a CDS encoding stage 0 sporulation family protein — translated: MPRVVGVVFREAGKVYYFDPRKLDLKVGDNVIVKTSRGLEFGEVVMPPQDIPEDELTAPLKRVVRKAMEEDRAQVEKNRAKEKEAFEICEEKVKEHELPMKLVDVEYVFDKSRIVFYFTAEGRVDFRALVKDLASIFRTRIELRQIGVRDEAKMIGGIGPCGRRLCCTLFLSDFEPVSIRMAKEQDLPLNPLKISGICGRLMCCLKYEYEVYKEFKSKAPRRGTKIETPYGVGTIVEYNVPKEMVIVEVGEGLRFEIPVSRVEEAD
- a CDS encoding sugar phosphate isomerase/epimerase family protein, with amino-acid sequence MKLGVMNHPARDPIQEIRWIGENDFDFVDLTLEPPRAYALDIDVEGIQEVLEEYKVGIVGHTSPFLAIASPFPNLRRASYEELMRCLEVFARLGARKMSVHLDHRLVCFLPENQLIENNIEVLSKLAQKARDYGIKILVEHFGGVFSKSIGISKVLDAIPQIGFNLDVGHANLFTGRNQAKEFLRLFSDRLEHVHISDNKGGEDDLHLPIGAGNIDWKEIIRLLKRYQYDDTITLEIFSHDRDYLLMSRDKIRQLWNQWG
- a CDS encoding ATP-dependent DNA ligase, whose amino-acid sequence is MRHRASLGDFARVAEDISRTTRKNEKVRILSDFLKKLSDDDLRIVCIFLTGSPFPLHDQRKLNVGGSTIKGALFEVTGCTEGLFRDALLKYGDLGCATEYLMKRNRLKLPTGTSYILPVGRRSLNLAEVHHTFERIAEAEGKGTQEVRERLVNFLLQNASPLEAKYLIKIFTSDLRLGLKENLVEEAIALAFDEDIDSVREANMLLSDIGEVAILTRGRQLNEASLNPFRPIKFMLAEAVQAPEEVFEIFSPTRGVFVEDKYDGIRVQAHKRGQEVRLYSRTLDDITISFPDVVDDFKEFMGDIILDGEIVAFDGRFLPFHWLQQRLRRKEPTPELIREVPVILFFFDLLYLNGENLLKEPLRKRMEILQSLSFAGKLTSAHRAIASNAQEVERYFREARNKGNEGLVIKDPDSSYQPGKRGKYWLKLKEELGILDVVVVAAEYGHGKRAGVLSDYTFAVKNGDSFKIVGKAYSGLTDQEIAELTGWFLENTIQDLGAMKIVKPEVLLEVAFDSIQRSTRHDSGFALRFPRIKRIRRDKTPSQINTLEDVKVLYETTHGS